The DNA region tatatatatatcgattATGGCCCTGAACAGTGACATCTCCAGGGCTAGCATTGTTTCAgttattattttatctcttcttctccatttttttttaaatctttttcacTGACAACCTGCCGTCCTCAATATTGTTGAACAGGTAAAGCTTCTGGTGAGGGTTGACAAAATTTTTACATGTCATcgaaaaataatgtaaatttggattataaaatagtaaaattccAAGTAAACTTTCTTAATTGACTATGTATTAATAATTCTAgtcaaataataaatagtagtataatataataaataaagcaagagcaaactaaacaataaaaaaaatcaaatatcttaaaatatatagaaaattaaacATAGCAGGGTAAAGGGTAACCTATCAACAAGTTTCTAAAAAACTCAGAACCAATTGAACActtattcatataaaatcaagaaaacaattcaTCTTATTCTTCTTATAAActcagttttattttattgattttgaaagaATCAAGTTCAATTTTACTATCTTTTAAGTTTTGTAGTTATATACGTGTGTGCAGcaataattaagatctgcgagAGGTTCATTTTTGTATTTGCGTTAACGTTATGAGGCATGTATAGGCAAAACATGAGCCAGAAGCACTTCGCTTTGGAGTCTAGCAAACTAACCCTACATACCTTTCCTTCTTCTTGAGATACAAAGAAACATTTGCACTTCATCGTAACTTTAACCATCTAGCTGCATTTGCAGAACTTAACAGCTCCAAATAACAGTTGATCAATCGCacctatatttttgtttatatatattatccatTCAGGTTCTTCGAGCCGAACAACACTCTCTCTGTAATTGTCTAATAAGCTTCCACGTGGAGGGATAGTTTCAAGTCTTCCTGTCTCTTTATTAGGGGGCTCAAGCAGGTTTTATGGTGTTCATCAGAGACGTCATGCCATTAATCAAAAGTTTTAGTAGcagaggaaaaataaagaaaagaagaacacataatttaaatattcagGAGGAGTAAGAGTGGAGAACAATGATAGAGTAGTAGAAAACTAGAGAGAAGGCTGTGATGGCGACATAATTGTCTTATTAAAAGAGAATCGATCCATATTCTAtgtctaatttgatttttaagaaatatgagCTTTTGCGGGATACCGTAGGCATCGGCGGGGGAGTTTTCTATGGCGCTAAGAGAGCGACTTTATTGCTAAAATACTTGCAAATTGGAAGGTTTTAATTATAGATTGGAGACAAGACGGGCAGGTTGTTTGTTGAtaggtaattttttattattcaaagttTAGGGCATACGACTGATCGCATAATAATTTGGTTCAAATCCAGAAAGTTGCCGTTAGAGGAAATAATGGTCAATTTAACTGGTTAGGCCAATTATTGAAGGAGTGTACAGTGTCATAAGCTAAAAAATAGTTGTCATAAGGCTGACGTGTGCATTCATAGGCAaaactagatttttatttatgtattaaatttgtttttatattcaaactagccaaaataactttttatatatatatttttgaaatttaggcTAAATTTCCTGTAAGTTTAATAAACTTGGGATCAAGTTCATGATGCatgcaaaatacaaaaaatatttctttaatatttttttaaaaatgtaaaatcatgcaaaataattttttcattcgtttttttttttatattaaaaatgcaaacatgatttttttttagaaacttgaACACTTATAGTTTAAATCATAATtgtatttttgctttttaaaaaaaaaaaaaattttttacaagttatttggttaattaaaaaatgcttGTTACTATTTATGGTCCCAAGGTCAAATGTGTTAGAAACGCAAGAAAAAGGGAAGCAGCTAGGAGCTGTTTCCTGCGCAGCAAAATGTTGAACCGTGCTCtattgttcattgaacagtgaaGGCATGCATcaactgttcatgtgaacaattttttttttaaaaaaaaaccagagtagttaattgattttacttgcactgttcatgtgaacgtGAACaacaattttgtttaaaaaattagtttaaggtgaattaaatttactcgtattgtaatcttaattttattcatgataatattttacctaattttgtaattcttgtcgaatgaattttgtacataatggaattgtaaataattttttgttaaagtaatttttttaatataaagtatgatttatttcacgatataatagcaatagttaaatccacaatatttaaattaaaaaccatcaatattaatatatatatatatatatatgtatgtatgtatatatattaaaattattttataacctcaattttaaaagaatttttagccagatacattaaactactttttcttcaacctcaatttcaactatgATTTTAACCAagcacctattttttcaaaccaatctcaactaaaagtattttttataaaataatttttttcaaatcacaatcacaacagctactacaataccaaacaaattcaaaatgatgACCAATTGGTTAGGCCAATTATTGAAGGAGTGTACAGTGTCATAAGCTAAAAAACAGTTGTCATAAGGCTGACGTGTGCATTCATCGGgccaaacttgatttttatatatgtactaaatttgtttttttgtttttatattaaaactagccaaaataattttttttatatatatttttgaaattcaagctGAATTTCCTTGCGATCAAGTTTATGATGcatgcaaaatataaaaaatatttttgtaaaatcatgtaaattaattttttccattcatatttttttatattaaaaatgcaaacattgttttatttagaaacTTGGACACATGTAGTTTAAAtcataattgtatttttattttttaaagaaggattctttttgttgtttttatatttaattttttacaaaaaaaatgatttttttaatacatgaaaCGCTTTatgatttcaaatattaaatatgaaaatttaaaaaataacatgaagaaCCCAAAATTATTGCATTATGGCTcttcaaaacttgaaaaataattagaattaaattatGGCATGTTcgggaaaacacaaaaaagaaaaagaaaaaaaaaaacagaggttgTGAAAAATAGGTTAGGATATTTTTTCCGAATACACCTTTAGTTAAAAAACACATACTTGTAATTTACCAAATATGCTATTagctaaaaattatattttttcttccataaattttattcttaccAAAATGATCTTAAACCTTAAAAGGTTCTGCCCAGCCACATGGAGTGGGCTTTATAGCCAACAAGACCCATGCTAAGACCTAAgctcaaaccaaattaaatacGCAAATCTTTCATATCAGCCCAAACTTCCTATTTTAAACCAAACAGGCCCGAACCATAAACAAATACTAAAtggcttcttttgtttttggaagatcaaaatgaagaaacaaagaaCTTGCCTCCAGACCCGATATAGCCACACACACGCACGCCATATCATCTTAGCACGAGTAAAAGCAGAAACCAAGAATATCCACCATCTAAACCATGACTCCTCTCATAAGCATGCtagtataagaaaaaaaaaaggcaaactaGACGCCATATCATCTTAGCACGAGTAAAAGTCTTAGAATTTGACTGATGAAACATGACATTgaacttaaattaattactttatcAGTCTTGAAATAATAACACCTCTAAAGGTTCATAAAATTGAACAAGTACTTTATATCGATCCCACTATATTAGTATCAAATAGAAATTCAGAATCATCAATCTAAATCCGCTCATCGTGTACATATAGTATCAAGAAAGGGAAACAAGATATGCATGCAGTTTCCTTGCTGTTATGGTTGGCAAGTTGCTGGTGTATGTCAAGCACCAAACTTAGACTTGGTTTCGGTTGATATCAACCAGTACTTGCTAGCTTTTCCTTTTGGTTTTAATGGTCAAAATGCCCCCCTACAAATTATTGTGTACCGAAATGAGATCCCTTTTCAATCATCCACTCTGTTTCAGAAAATTTCTTTCTCGCAGTTAATTGGATCGATATTTATCTTACAATCAACACTAAAATTATAACCCTGGGATCTTTCTACAAAGAGAACGATAATggggtcatatatatatatatatatatatatatatatatataagacatGTATGGAGCAACTGTATTGCCCCAATTCTTTACGTGCAATTGGTATGGCTGCTCGCTTAGATCACGTGTACCCAATGAAGGAAATCAGACTCCCTAGGTGATTTCCATCGTAGCATTCGTAATGATATGAAGATAATGActtccaaaaagaaaatcattgacACAATAGGCACGAAAACACTTGGGCATgagatatataaaaacaaatcaatctcCTCAATCATAGAGTATGGTTATCATCCACAAGACAGAGattaatgatttttaggaatCTCCATCATAACATGCATGCCATAACAGTTTTTATGCATGTGCCATTCTGAATTGTCTGAGCATACAAAGAAGAGATGTAAAAAGCTTTTCTTTCTCCAGATTCATCACTGGGCCGTTTTAGCTCACCCTAGAAGGATAATGAACATATTAATTAATGCAGTGCTCACCCTTTATTCATCAAATCTTTTATCTGAACCAGGCAGGCAAAACAAAGGGAGTAGATGACACCTAAAGACTTGGTGGCACAGTCAGAATGTGATCTTTCTCCTTTGAAGTGAAACAGTGCCTTTTGCCACTATCCATGTCAACAATAAAAGCCGAATTTGCAGCACAAAACTGTTTTAAATCATTGCAAAGTTCTTGGTTAGTGATAGTTAAGCACATGCTGAGTTACTGACATCGCTATCTTTCAAAAGATCAGACAAGTAGAAAAAAGGCTTGTGCGTATTACTAGTCTGAGTAGTCTCTATGGAGCAagaattcaagaaataaaagaatcacaTCATAAATTAGCAATTAAGGAAGTAGAGATAATTCAACTCAATTAATCAACCCTGCATCTTTATTCAAATGAAAATTCTACATCGTAtccaaagaaagcaaaaaataggaacctgaaaaaagaaatatgataAATCTCACTTTGCCAAGTAAATTCAGATGAGTTGTAGACAGTTAGACATTCTGACTGCCAATAAATGGTCCTCCCTTTTGGTTTAGAGAAACATGGATGGCCCTGGCTGCTGCTACAGCTGAGTCTCCTCTCCTAACAATTTTCTCCAGCCCTTCAACTTTCTCAGACAGCAACCCAACATTTGAGTTTGTCGATTGAACCAATTTGTTTGCAGTTTCTAGGGAAGTGCATAACTGAAATAATAGccggaaaaaagaaaagaaaaaagaaaatcttattttaatccTGCAATATTTATTGGTATCAAACCATTGCAATTCTATTAAATAATAAACTGCGCTAGAAAATCACTCAAAATATATCCTTAATTAATATAAGATCAGCTTTCAAACCTTAAGAGTAAGAGCAGTCCATGAGTGATCAGTTCCGTCAAGTGCTTGATTCAAGCGGTCATACTCTTcctgtacaaaaaaaataaaataaaaatgttaataaattaatttttacgtAACCCTAGCTTCTATGTTATCTGTATGGGAattgaagagagagaagaaccTCGAAGAGTTTGGTGAGGTCTAAGGATCGAAGACTGTTATTTTTGGAATCAGAAACTGATGATGGAGGAGACAACCGATCAGCTGCAGCTGCTGCGGAGACaacatccttttcttcttcctccttttctgCAAGATCGCTTAATAAATCTCCTATGCATAGCAGTGGCCCTCCTACTCCTTTCATCTCTCCGATCCaacgctctctctctctctctctctctggattccttttcttttcttttctttttcatcccCTGAGTTTTTCGGTTTTATACATTTTACCTCATAAGAATCACGCCGTTTCAACTTTACCCACAGACTTTACTTATTTCGAAAAACCGGGTAATATGTGAGCCGGGTAATTGAAGCGGGTGGACCGGTTTTCACTTAAACCACGGAGACGAGTGCAGCACATACTCGATACTGCACAGAAAGAAGCAGGGCCCTCTAACCCTATTTTCTCACAGATTCATCATCTTCTGGAACGGTGAAATCTTATCAGGTAgttttggaattattttttatttttatgggtatccgttaatttttaacaaatttattttcttctcttttatgtcTTTATTGGAATTTGATAGCTTGTAGGGTTTATCACAtgatttcttcattttaatcaaatcaattttctcAACAGAGGGAAGAACAATGGCATCAGGGCAAGATAATGTTAAGCACCTTGAGGAGTGCTCGGTTGCCAAGTTAGTTTCATCTTCATTTTCACTTTCGATTTGTAAATGTTTCTTTTATCGTTgctttgatgaaattgaagact from Populus alba chromosome 14, ASM523922v2, whole genome shotgun sequence includes:
- the LOC118041768 gene encoding uncharacterized protein: MKGVGGPLLCIGDLLSDLAEKEEEEKDVVSAAAAADRLSPPSSVSDSKNNSLRSLDLTKLFEEEYDRLNQALDGTDHSWTALTLKLCTSLETANKLVQSTNSNVGLLSEKVEGLEKIVRRGDSAVAAARAIHVSLNQKGGPFIGSQNV